The Radiobacillus deserti genomic interval ATAAGTAGTGCTAACTGTTCATCTCTTCTCTATATATGTAGTAGAAATACATTATTAAATATAAGGAGAGATGACATGGTAAGAAAAATTCTTTTGTGTTGTATAATCCTCGTTTTCTTTATCCCCTCTATTAATTTCGCTGGATCATTTGGAAAGGATGATCCATCTGGTACACCAGGTAACTGGTATGTTGGAACATCCCCTTCATCCGTAGATAATGGTAAGCACCCTATCTTATTTGTACATGGATTAAATAGCTCTTCTAGTACATGGTGGGAAGAAAATAATATGTATGACACTGCCTACGAGGCAGGATATGAAACCTCCTTTATCGATTTATACCCTTCCAAAAATATGTGGGATAACGGAAGCCTTTTAGCTCAAAAAATTAAATCAATCTCCAATCACTTCGGGGAAAGAGTCGTATTAGTTGCTCACAGTAAAGGAGGCGTTGATGCACAATCAGCAATTGTTCATTACGGGGCAGCCCCCTATGTAGCAAAGGTTATCACTCTTTCTAGTCCTCATCATGGGTCAGAGCTAGCTGATTTGGCCTATAGTAGCTGGGCGGGATGGTTAGCAGGTATTATTGGCAGTAAAAGTGACGCAACGTATTCCTTACAAACAGGCTATATGGAATATTTCCGTTCTCAAACAGATCACAAGAGTAACGTGCATCAAGTTCCAATTTATACATTTGGTGGGACTGATATTGGTAGCTTTGGAAGCTCTTTATATTGGGGAGGACTTTACTTAAATAGTTACGGAGAAAATGATGGGGCGGTAACCGTCGAAAGTTCCAGATTGCCTTATGCAACAGAAATAAAAGTAGATGCATGGGACCATTCTAGTATTAAAGAAGGTACATCTACTTTTTCACTTTTTGACAATTATCTTAACGAAGGGGTCTATTCTTTGGCATCCTCTTTAAAAATGAATCCTATAGGGACGGTTAATACCGAAGATAATGGAATCTCCACTATTATCCGTGGTGGGGAAGTAGAAAAAGAAAAGACAGAGTCATTTCGTATTGAAAAAGGTGTCAAGGAAATCACTGTGGATTGGATTAGTAACCAAAAAGAAGCAAAACTTACCTTAATAAATCCAAAACAACAAACAAGTACTCCTATCACTACGATGAAAGATAATACGGCGTTCTTTAACGGAGCTTATCATCATAGTGTGACAATCACGAAACCGAGCTCTGGAACATGGAAGGTTCATGCGAGAAATAAGCAGAAGTATCTACTGCATGTAAGTCTAGATAGTCCATTAAATGATAAGATTGATTTCTCCTTAAATCGTGATAAATCTCTTTTCAAAGCCCAGGCCAAGGATGATTCTGTACATTTGACTACAAAAGCAACCGTTGAATTTTATAAAAATGGAAAGCAAAAGAAAGGGAAAGTTCAAATGAAAAAGAACGGTACACTCCATATGCCAAAACTAGGAGAAGGCGTTTATAATATTACAGTAGAAATAAATGGAAAAGATGAGAATGGAGCATTTGAAAGAACCAAAATTAAAACCGTTTACGTAGATGAAAACGGTAAAATGTACGAATAGATAAAAAACAGGAGCACAGTGCAAAGCTGCTCCTGTTTTCTTTAGTCGTTAATGTCCATAAATGGTTTGTTTACAAAGTTGTACATCCAGCCCATTAAGAAGTTCCCACCAATAATATTTCCAATCGTGACTGGGATGAGATTCCGAACCACTCCCATAAGATCAATGGTCTCTGGGTGATCTAACACTAGGGCAATCGCAAATGTACACATATTCGCTATGCTATGCTCATATCCGGAAATGAAAAACCCGAAGACAAATAACATCATCGTGAACAGCTTTGGTCCATCTCCTTTTAAAGTCATTGGAATAAAAAAGGCTAAACAAACGAGCCAATTACACAGGATTCCCCGAAAAAATAATTCAACAATTGGAGTGTTAATCTTTTTCTCGGCAACACTTAACAAAAATCCATTGACGGAAGCATCATCAAATAATCCAGTCGTATAAATAAGGAAAGCGAAAATGGCAGCTCCAATCAAATTTCCAACATAGGTTCCAGACCAAAGAGTAAACACTTTGTTCCACTTCATTTTTCCCCAAAGTGCGGCAACCGTATAGTAAAAGGTATTCCCTGTAAACAAATCTCCGCCACCATATGCGATAAGAATAATGGCCATGCCAAAAGTTAAGGCTGCTAAAGGGTATGCGAGAGGGGAATGCTCCGCATAAAAGTAGTTTCCGGTTTTAAATGCTACGATTACCCCAAAACCAATGAACATGGCAGCCAGAGCAGCTCTTTTGCGAGTTGAACAACTTGCTTTAAAGCTTCGACTTCTATATTTATCACCTGATGTTTCAGTATTTTTGTATGTCATATAGATTTTACTAA includes:
- a CDS encoding formate/nitrite transporter family protein, which translates into the protein MTYKNTETSGDKYRSRSFKASCSTRKRAALAAMFIGFGVIVAFKTGNYFYAEHSPLAYPLAALTFGMAIILIAYGGGDLFTGNTFYYTVAALWGKMKWNKVFTLWSGTYVGNLIGAAIFAFLIYTTGLFDDASVNGFLLSVAEKKINTPIVELFFRGILCNWLVCLAFFIPMTLKGDGPKLFTMMLFVFGFFISGYEHSIANMCTFAIALVLDHPETIDLMGVVRNLIPVTIGNIIGGNFLMGWMYNFVNKPFMDIND
- a CDS encoding lipase family alpha/beta hydrolase — encoded protein: MVRKILLCCIILVFFIPSINFAGSFGKDDPSGTPGNWYVGTSPSSVDNGKHPILFVHGLNSSSSTWWEENNMYDTAYEAGYETSFIDLYPSKNMWDNGSLLAQKIKSISNHFGERVVLVAHSKGGVDAQSAIVHYGAAPYVAKVITLSSPHHGSELADLAYSSWAGWLAGIIGSKSDATYSLQTGYMEYFRSQTDHKSNVHQVPIYTFGGTDIGSFGSSLYWGGLYLNSYGENDGAVTVESSRLPYATEIKVDAWDHSSIKEGTSTFSLFDNYLNEGVYSLASSLKMNPIGTVNTEDNGISTIIRGGEVEKEKTESFRIEKGVKEITVDWISNQKEAKLTLINPKQQTSTPITTMKDNTAFFNGAYHHSVTITKPSSGTWKVHARNKQKYLLHVSLDSPLNDKIDFSLNRDKSLFKAQAKDDSVHLTTKATVEFYKNGKQKKGKVQMKKNGTLHMPKLGEGVYNITVEINGKDENGAFERTKIKTVYVDENGKMYE